The window CGCGCGAAGCGGGAGCCGCGTGTCGGATAGTGATTGTTGATCGCGACTCGATGAGCAGCGACCTTTTGGCGAACGCCCTTGTCCGCGAGCGCGGTTACGAGGCTGTCGCAATCCAAGCCGACGAACTCTTGTATTCGCTATCGTCGTCTGAAGTCGACCTAGTGGTGATAGGTGCAGAGGTCAATTCGAAATCCGGGGACGCTTTCGAATTGGTAGAGACTCTATCTCAGGCCTATCCCAACGCCAATGCAGTGATCCTTCTCAACCAAACCTCCAATGAATCGGTCATTCAGGCGTTTCGTTCCGGGGCGCGCGGTGTGTTTTCCCGGCAACAGCCGATGGCTGAGTTCCTCGATTGTGTTGAGCATGTGAGGAAAGGCTTTATCTGGGCAGGAAGAGAGCAGACAAACTCGCTCCTCCAAGCTTTGAAGAGCATTCCTGCACCTAATCCGTT is drawn from Acidicapsa acidisoli and contains these coding sequences:
- a CDS encoding response regulator transcription factor, with amino-acid sequence MSSDLLANALVRERGYEAVAIQADELLYSLSSSEVDLVVIGAEVNSKSGDAFELVETLSQAYPNANAVILLNQTSNESVIQAFRSGARGVFSRQQPMAEFLDCVEHVRKGFIWAGREQTNSLLQALKSIPAPNPFTAGTSPSLTARELEVVQYAAKGKTNKIIASELGLSEHTVKNYLFRAFEKLGVSSRVELLFYLTLKGHTFSASRIESVDETLVVE